One segment of uncultured Propionivibrio sp. DNA contains the following:
- a CDS encoding phosphoglycerate dehydrogenase, with the protein MKVINTSPSFAKYSTHPVDVLSENGFALRSFPADVSLADLKADLADADALIVAFTEVNAELLDCAPNVKIVCKHGVGVDNIDLEETRKRGIWVTNVPNANKHAVADFAFALVLALARQIPQADAGTKAGRWPRIFATDVYGKTLGICGLGNIGKQVALRAKGFNMRVLAFDFYKDQAFADANGITFVSKEELLAQSDFITLHMPLTDTTRDFIAAADFAAMKKSAYLVNASRGGVVSEADLYSALSAKTIAGAASDVFEQEPLESHPLFGLENFIATSHIAGYTDGAVNAIGEECVEAIVAAIVHKTRPQNVMNGR; encoded by the coding sequence ATGAAAGTGATCAATACCTCGCCGTCCTTCGCCAAGTACAGCACCCATCCGGTGGACGTGCTGAGCGAAAACGGTTTCGCCTTGCGCTCGTTTCCGGCGGATGTCTCGCTGGCTGACCTCAAGGCGGATCTTGCCGATGCCGATGCGCTGATCGTCGCCTTCACCGAAGTGAATGCCGAACTGCTCGACTGTGCGCCGAACGTCAAGATCGTCTGCAAACACGGCGTTGGCGTCGATAACATCGATCTTGAGGAAACGCGCAAGCGCGGCATTTGGGTGACGAATGTGCCGAATGCCAACAAGCATGCCGTCGCCGACTTCGCCTTCGCGCTCGTGCTGGCGTTGGCGCGGCAGATTCCGCAGGCCGATGCCGGCACCAAGGCCGGGCGCTGGCCGCGCATTTTCGCCACAGATGTCTATGGCAAGACGCTCGGCATCTGCGGCCTCGGCAACATCGGCAAGCAGGTCGCCCTGCGCGCCAAGGGCTTCAACATGCGCGTGCTGGCCTTCGATTTCTACAAGGATCAGGCCTTTGCCGACGCCAATGGCATTACGTTCGTGAGCAAGGAGGAGTTGCTCGCGCAGAGCGATTTCATCACGCTGCACATGCCGCTGACCGACACCACGCGCGATTTCATTGCCGCTGCCGATTTCGCTGCCATGAAGAAGAGCGCCTATCTCGTCAATGCGTCGCGTGGCGGCGTTGTGAGCGAAGCCGACCTGTATTCGGCCCTGTCGGCGAAGACGATCGCCGGCGCGGCCTCGGATGTGTTCGAGCAGGAACCGCTCGAATCGCATCCGCTCTTCGGTCTGGAGAATTTCATCGCCACCTCGCATATCGCCGGCTACACCGACGGCGCCGTCAATGCCATCGGCGAGGAATGTGTTGAAGCCATCGTTGCGGCAATCGTGCATAAGACACGGCCGCAGAACGTGATGAACGGACGCTGA
- the pdxA gene encoding 4-hydroxythreonine-4-phosphate dehydrogenase PdxA, translating into MTKAIRLAVTMGDPSGIGPEIIAKAAHQLRKDIASGRLEFIVLGSARALDTACAQAGLARENVPLTMIDVGPVNGKIQTGKITAVGGEWAYRAVKKAVEMVQAGDADAIVTAPLSKEALHMAGHHFEGHTELLAHLTGQRDAVMMLAHGPMRVSHVTTHCAISDIAGRVTPTRLKRVIDVTLEALECLGIDKPRIGVAGLNPHAGEGGILGKEEADIITPVIQDYAARGIAVSGPVPGDTVFIKLRGNHFDAVIAMYHDQGHIPVKLLGFNVNPATGQWEAISGVNVTLGLPILRTSVDHGTAFDIAGKGVANAESMIDAAEYALKLLEGRRKKGL; encoded by the coding sequence ATGACAAAGGCAATCCGTTTGGCTGTCACGATGGGCGATCCCAGCGGGATTGGCCCCGAAATCATCGCCAAGGCCGCGCACCAACTGCGCAAGGACATCGCCTCCGGCCGCCTGGAATTCATCGTTCTCGGCAGCGCCCGCGCGCTCGATACGGCCTGCGCGCAAGCTGGCCTCGCGCGTGAGAACGTGCCGCTGACAATGATCGACGTCGGGCCGGTGAATGGAAAGATCCAGACCGGCAAGATCACCGCCGTCGGCGGCGAATGGGCCTACCGCGCCGTCAAGAAGGCCGTCGAAATGGTGCAGGCCGGCGATGCCGATGCCATCGTCACGGCGCCACTGTCGAAGGAAGCGCTGCACATGGCCGGCCATCACTTCGAAGGCCACACCGAACTGCTCGCCCACCTCACCGGCCAGCGTGACGCCGTCATGATGCTGGCGCACGGCCCGATGCGCGTCTCGCACGTCACCACGCACTGCGCCATCAGCGACATCGCCGGGCGCGTGACACCGACACGGCTCAAGCGCGTCATCGACGTCACCCTCGAAGCGCTCGAATGCCTCGGCATCGACAAACCGCGCATCGGCGTCGCCGGACTCAACCCCCACGCGGGCGAAGGCGGCATCCTCGGCAAGGAAGAAGCCGACATCATCACGCCCGTCATCCAGGATTACGCCGCGCGCGGCATCGCCGTCTCCGGCCCGGTGCCCGGCGACACCGTCTTCATCAAGCTGCGCGGCAACCATTTTGACGCCGTCATCGCCATGTACCACGACCAGGGCCACATCCCGGTCAAGCTGCTCGGCTTCAACGTCAATCCGGCCACCGGGCAATGGGAAGCGATCAGCGGCGTCAACGTCACGCTCGGCCTGCCGATCCTGCGTACTTCGGTCGACCACGGCACCGCCTTCGACATCGCCGGCAAGGGCGTCGCCAATGCCGAAAGCATGATCGACGCGGCCGAGTATGCACTCAAGCTGCTCGAAGGCCGCCGTAAAAAGGGCCTGTGA
- a CDS encoding exo-alpha-sialidase, with translation MTDSALRLHSPAGDPKRVEADIPAPCIQNHAANLMPLAEGDLGCVWFGGTQEGIADISIYFSRLARDAAAWSTPVKLSDDPTRSEQNPILFPAPDGKLWLIYTAQRSGNQDTAIVRYRISEDNGISWGPIGTLFEKAGTFVRQPVVVLDNGDWLIPVFYCRTNPGDKWVGNNDISAVMISNDQGAHWREVEVPDSVGCVHMNIEKMDDGSLLALFRSRWADHVYSSRSIDNGRSWSAPQPTELPNNNSSIQYTRLANGHLAIVYNDISSAEATERRVSLYDEIEDEGDAPGAPQVAPAAASEGRTAFWGTPRAPMTLAISADGGKTWPHKRNLEVGDGYCMSNNSEKKVNREFSYPSIKQTPDGFIHIAYTYWRQKIKYVRVTEDWVNG, from the coding sequence ATGACCGATTCCGCCCTTCGCCTCCACTCGCCGGCCGGTGACCCCAAGCGGGTCGAGGCCGACATTCCGGCGCCCTGCATCCAGAACCACGCCGCCAACCTGATGCCGCTCGCCGAGGGCGACCTCGGCTGCGTCTGGTTTGGCGGTACACAGGAAGGCATCGCCGACATCTCGATCTATTTCTCGCGCCTGGCGCGCGACGCCGCCGCCTGGTCGACGCCGGTCAAGCTTTCCGACGACCCAACGCGCTCGGAGCAGAACCCGATCCTCTTCCCGGCGCCCGACGGCAAACTGTGGCTGATCTACACCGCCCAGAGATCGGGCAACCAGGACACGGCAATCGTCCGCTACCGCATCTCCGAAGACAACGGCATCAGCTGGGGGCCGATCGGCACGCTCTTCGAGAAGGCCGGCACCTTCGTCCGCCAGCCGGTCGTCGTGCTCGACAACGGCGACTGGCTGATTCCGGTGTTCTATTGCCGCACCAACCCCGGCGACAAATGGGTCGGCAACAACGACATCAGCGCCGTCATGATCTCGAACGACCAGGGCGCGCACTGGCGCGAGGTCGAAGTCCCCGACAGCGTCGGCTGCGTGCATATGAACATCGAGAAAATGGACGACGGCAGCCTGCTCGCCCTGTTCCGCAGCCGCTGGGCCGACCACGTCTACAGCAGCCGCTCGATCGACAACGGCCGCAGCTGGTCGGCGCCGCAGCCGACCGAGTTGCCGAACAACAACTCCTCGATCCAATACACGCGCCTCGCCAACGGCCACCTCGCCATCGTGTACAACGACATCAGCTCGGCCGAGGCCACCGAGCGCCGCGTCTCGCTCTATGACGAAATCGAGGACGAAGGCGACGCGCCCGGCGCGCCGCAGGTCGCCCCCGCCGCCGCCAGCGAAGGACGCACCGCCTTCTGGGGCACGCCGCGCGCACCGATGACGCTGGCAATTTCGGCAGACGGCGGCAAAACCTGGCCGCACAAGCGCAACCTCGAAGTCGGCGACGGCTACTGCATGTCGAACAACTCCGAGAAGAAGGTCAACCGGGAGTTTTCCTATCCGTCGATCAAGCAGACGCCCGACGGTTTCATCCACATCGCCTACACCTACTGGCGCCAGAAGATCAAATACGTCCGCGTCACCGAGGACTGGGTCAACGGCTGA
- a CDS encoding DeoR/GlpR family DNA-binding transcription regulator encodes MEAPALEMPADQENTPLLPVQRRQHIAEFLQHHGAVTLQQLADALHVSLSTLRRDLDALAEEGVVERTHGGALLKHQQYSTFEPNITAARDLSPREKRIVGEAAAAALIPGQSVIFDSGSTVLEAARAVVARKIPLIAVTNDIEIAQVLNSSPLVQVHVFGGQLRSGSNTLVGEQVQAAARNIRADVLFFGAHAITDNVVSETSPDVAAVKRTLMKSASSCRLLVDASKFRPRVFMTVCEIGEIAEVITDENAPHEEIERIRSAGVRVTLAGTHA; translated from the coding sequence GTGGAAGCGCCCGCCCTCGAGATGCCCGCCGATCAGGAAAACACACCCCTGCTGCCGGTCCAGCGACGACAGCACATCGCCGAATTCCTCCAGCATCATGGCGCCGTCACCCTGCAACAACTGGCCGATGCGTTGCACGTCTCGCTCTCGACCCTGCGGCGCGACCTCGACGCGCTCGCCGAAGAAGGCGTCGTCGAACGCACGCACGGCGGGGCGTTGCTCAAGCACCAGCAATACAGCACCTTCGAACCCAACATCACGGCGGCGCGCGACCTCTCGCCGCGCGAAAAGCGCATCGTCGGCGAGGCCGCCGCAGCAGCGCTGATCCCCGGCCAGAGCGTCATCTTCGACAGCGGCAGCACCGTGCTTGAAGCAGCGCGGGCGGTCGTCGCGCGCAAGATCCCGCTGATCGCCGTCACCAATGACATCGAAATCGCGCAGGTGCTCAACAGCAGCCCACTCGTACAGGTTCACGTCTTCGGCGGCCAACTCCGCTCGGGCAGCAACACGCTGGTCGGCGAACAGGTGCAGGCCGCCGCCCGCAATATCCGCGCCGACGTACTTTTCTTTGGCGCCCATGCGATCACCGACAACGTCGTCTCGGAAACCTCGCCCGACGTCGCCGCCGTCAAGCGCACGCTGATGAAATCGGCGAGCTCCTGCCGACTGCTCGTCGACGCCTCGAAATTCCGCCCGCGCGTTTTCATGACAGTCTGCGAAATCGGCGAAATCGCCGAAGTCATCACCGACGAAAACGCACCGCACGAAGAAATCGAGCGCATCCGTTCGGCCGGCGTGCGCGTCACCCTGGCCGGGACACACGCATGA
- a CDS encoding four-carbon acid sugar kinase family protein — protein MTRLRILADDLTGALDTAAAFAGEVPVFIDRPPATDSPYRNATVSVVATPTRDVPPTTLPEHLTPTLDWFVSGDLAYKKVDSLLRGNTFAEIGWLRDAGKFPGVIFAPAFPGQGRLTADNRQWVAKPGQPPEAVAHPLREAFTAFGMTVATTLADRLDDNAVWIPEIRTDAELDTIATRLDTPALRHALWSGSAGLAQAIARHEGLTPQPGTPPTSATIDGPTVLISASFQPVLYAQWEALKAVAPTPAIAERARPDEIATALTLAQEGAADVRFDLSPRRDMTQTESLALLQQNVERIVTGLPAPKQLMIVGGDTLLAICRATGADALLAGASIQNGWGRATLVGGRWHGTHCHSRSGAFGGPDDLIQMMQRLRRDTNFEKGK, from the coding sequence ATGACGCGTCTGCGCATCCTCGCCGACGACCTGACCGGCGCGCTCGACACCGCCGCTGCCTTTGCCGGCGAGGTACCGGTTTTCATCGACCGACCGCCGGCCACCGACAGTCCCTACCGGAACGCCACCGTCAGCGTCGTGGCGACGCCGACGCGTGATGTCCCGCCGACGACGCTACCCGAACACCTCACCCCGACGCTCGACTGGTTCGTCTCCGGCGATCTCGCCTACAAGAAAGTTGACAGCCTGCTGCGCGGCAACACCTTTGCCGAAATAGGCTGGCTGCGCGACGCCGGAAAATTCCCCGGCGTCATTTTCGCGCCGGCTTTCCCGGGACAAGGCCGCCTTACCGCCGACAACCGGCAATGGGTCGCCAAACCCGGACAGCCGCCCGAGGCGGTTGCCCACCCCTTGCGCGAAGCGTTCACGGCCTTCGGCATGACGGTCGCCACAACACTGGCCGATCGACTCGACGACAATGCCGTCTGGATTCCGGAGATTCGCACCGACGCCGAACTCGACACGATCGCCACCCGCCTCGACACGCCAGCCCTGCGGCACGCACTGTGGAGTGGCAGCGCCGGACTCGCCCAGGCAATCGCCCGCCACGAGGGACTGACGCCGCAGCCCGGCACCCCGCCGACATCCGCCACGATCGACGGCCCGACGGTGCTCATCAGCGCCAGCTTCCAGCCGGTCCTCTATGCCCAATGGGAAGCGCTCAAGGCCGTGGCGCCGACGCCAGCGATCGCCGAACGGGCGCGCCCCGACGAGATCGCAACGGCGCTGACGCTGGCACAAGAGGGCGCCGCCGACGTCCGCTTCGACCTCTCGCCGCGCCGTGACATGACGCAGACAGAATCGCTCGCGCTGCTGCAACAGAATGTCGAACGCATCGTCACCGGACTGCCAGCGCCAAAGCAGCTGATGATCGTCGGCGGCGACACGCTGCTGGCGATCTGCCGCGCCACCGGCGCCGACGCGCTGCTCGCCGGCGCATCGATCCAGAACGGCTGGGGCCGCGCGACGCTGGTCGGCGGCCGCTGGCACGGAACGCACTGTCACTCGCGCTCAGGCGCGTTCGGCGGCCCGGACGATTTGATTCAGATGATGCAGCGGCTCCGCCGCGACACGAATTTCGAGAAAGGAAAGTAA
- a CDS encoding iron-containing alcohol dehydrogenase produces the protein MSTYTLLNAGRIHAGPGSIESLKDVVADFAAKNVLIISDKGVAGAGLIARPQALIEEAGARVRLIDNTPPEPDVGQVEAILDAAKGADWDLVIGIGGGSAMDVAKIVAVMLGNDVKLRDLLNKAPIPRRGVPTVMVPTTAGTGSEATPNSIILVPEDELKVGIVSPKLMPDCVILDPLMTLGLPPAITASTGMDALTHAIECYTSKKGNPFAEMIALKAITLISRSIRRAFTDGKNVDARHDMTLGAFYGGMCIATSSTTAVHALAYPLGGKYRIAHGISNAILLPYVMQFNAVGNEAKFRDVAAAMGLDIAGKSDADAATAMIEALYALNRDLDIPSDLKRWAITEADLDTLVEGAAKVTRLLDNNPRPMDKDDIRAIYRRLL, from the coding sequence ATGAGCACCTATACCCTTCTGAATGCCGGCCGCATCCACGCCGGTCCCGGCAGCATCGAAAGCCTCAAGGACGTCGTCGCCGACTTCGCCGCGAAGAATGTCCTCATCATCAGCGACAAGGGCGTTGCCGGCGCCGGCCTGATCGCGCGTCCGCAAGCGCTGATCGAGGAAGCCGGTGCCCGCGTCAGACTGATCGACAACACCCCGCCGGAACCCGACGTCGGCCAGGTCGAGGCCATCCTCGACGCCGCCAAGGGTGCCGACTGGGATCTCGTCATCGGCATCGGCGGCGGCAGCGCCATGGACGTCGCCAAGATCGTCGCCGTCATGCTCGGCAACGACGTCAAGCTGCGCGACCTGCTCAACAAGGCGCCGATCCCGCGCCGCGGCGTACCGACCGTGATGGTGCCGACGACCGCCGGCACCGGCTCGGAAGCGACGCCGAACAGCATCATCCTGGTCCCCGAGGACGAACTCAAGGTCGGCATCGTCAGTCCGAAGCTGATGCCCGACTGCGTCATCCTCGACCCGCTGATGACGCTCGGCCTGCCGCCGGCGATCACCGCCTCGACCGGCATGGACGCGCTGACGCACGCCATCGAGTGCTACACCTCGAAGAAGGGCAACCCCTTCGCCGAAATGATCGCGCTCAAGGCCATCACCCTCATCTCACGCAGCATCCGCAGGGCTTTCACCGACGGCAAGAACGTCGACGCGCGCCATGACATGACCCTCGGCGCCTTCTACGGCGGCATGTGCATCGCCACCTCGAGCACGACGGCCGTGCATGCGCTCGCCTACCCGCTCGGCGGCAAGTACCGCATCGCCCACGGCATCTCGAACGCCATCCTGCTGCCCTATGTCATGCAGTTCAATGCCGTCGGCAACGAAGCGAAGTTCCGCGACGTTGCCGCCGCGATGGGACTCGACATTGCCGGCAAGAGCGACGCGGACGCCGCTACGGCAATGATCGAAGCCCTCTACGCGCTCAACCGCGACCTCGACATCCCGTCCGATCTCAAGCGCTGGGCGATCACCGAGGCCGACCTCGACACGCTGGTCGAGGGCGCCGCCAAGGTCACCCGCCTGCTCGACAACAACCCGCGCCCGATGGACAAGGACGACATCCGCGCCATCTATCGCCGGCTGCTCTAG
- a CDS encoding tripartite tricarboxylate transporter TctB family protein has protein sequence MEVRNKQNFAAGLFFAVFGIFAAVVARSYSLGASDDIGPGYFPFWLAVLLAILGTVLSLGALAPKAEATEIGRLDWKATAWIVGAVVLFAFLLQYLGIVLSVLVLVIVSSLGSHEFTWKGTLTSSLLLAALVYGVFVMGLHLQFPTWPTLFS, from the coding sequence GTGGAGGTTCGCAACAAACAGAATTTTGCCGCCGGGCTGTTTTTCGCAGTCTTCGGCATTTTTGCCGCCGTCGTCGCGCGCAGCTATTCGCTGGGCGCGAGCGATGACATCGGACCGGGGTATTTCCCGTTCTGGCTGGCGGTCCTGCTCGCCATACTCGGCACCGTGCTGAGCCTCGGCGCACTGGCACCGAAGGCCGAGGCGACCGAGATCGGCCGGCTCGACTGGAAAGCGACCGCCTGGATCGTCGGCGCCGTCGTCCTCTTTGCCTTCCTGCTTCAATATCTGGGCATCGTTCTCTCGGTGCTGGTGCTGGTGATTGTCTCCTCGCTCGGCAGCCACGAGTTCACCTGGAAGGGGACGCTGACCTCGTCGCTGCTGCTCGCTGCGTTGGTGTACGGCGTCTTCGTCATGGGGCTGCACCTGCAGTTCCCGACCTGGCCGACGCTTTTTTCCTGA
- a CDS encoding dihydrodipicolinate synthase family protein produces the protein MKKQIRGVLTAIVTPFDPSGEVCPQRLRAQVRRQVKYENGVFCNGTNGEFFVLSLDEKRLVTETCVDEVAGKVPVVAHIGEISTATTIRLGKDVAAMGVDAVSVITPYFVPLKQSELIAHYRAIADAVPVPVFLYNIPGRTGNTIEPATAAILADHPNIVGIKDSAGSYESLKGFLDAVKGRTDFDVLSGPDHLAHQGFLEGCSACISGLANVSPEGVSLIWKHFRDGNIEKSKAAQDFIGGLRKDLYAVAFAPAAVKKAALLLGEDVGDSRYPIVFSDEDLATIRQVVAKYGTVPAL, from the coding sequence GTGAAGAAACAGATCCGGGGAGTGCTGACCGCCATCGTGACGCCGTTCGATCCGTCCGGCGAAGTGTGTCCGCAGCGTCTGCGCGCGCAGGTGCGGCGCCAGGTCAAATACGAAAATGGCGTGTTTTGCAACGGCACGAACGGCGAATTCTTCGTCTTGAGCCTCGATGAGAAGCGTCTCGTCACCGAGACCTGCGTCGATGAGGTGGCCGGCAAGGTGCCGGTGGTCGCGCATATCGGCGAGATTTCGACGGCGACGACGATCCGCCTCGGCAAGGACGTCGCGGCGATGGGCGTCGATGCCGTGTCGGTGATCACCCCGTACTTTGTGCCGCTCAAGCAGAGCGAACTGATCGCGCACTACCGGGCAATTGCCGATGCCGTGCCGGTTCCCGTCTTTCTCTACAACATCCCGGGTCGCACCGGCAACACCATCGAGCCGGCGACCGCCGCGATCCTCGCTGACCATCCGAACATCGTCGGCATCAAGGATAGCGCCGGCAGCTACGAGAGCCTCAAGGGCTTCCTCGACGCGGTCAAGGGCAGAACCGATTTCGACGTCCTCAGCGGGCCCGATCACCTCGCCCATCAGGGCTTCCTCGAAGGCTGCTCGGCCTGCATTTCCGGTCTCGCCAACGTGTCGCCGGAAGGCGTCAGCCTGATCTGGAAGCACTTCCGCGACGGCAACATCGAGAAATCGAAGGCGGCGCAGGACTTCATCGGCGGTCTGCGCAAGGATCTCTATGCCGTCGCCTTTGCGCCGGCGGCGGTCAAGAAAGCGGCGCTGTTGCTCGGCGAGGATGTCGGCGACAGCCGCTACCCGATCGTCTTCTCGGACGAGGATCTGGCGACGATCCGTCAGGTCGTCGCCAAGTACGGCACGGTGCCGGCACTGTAA
- a CDS encoding tripartite tricarboxylate transporter permease gives MDLIANLSLGFATALSLQNLLYAFIGCLLGTLIGVLPGIGPVATIAMLLPVTYGLSPTTALIMLAGIFYGAQYGGSTTAILVNLPGESSSVVTAIDGYQMARRGKAGTALFTAGFGSFFAGCVATLVLAAFAPTLAELAFSFGPADYFSLMVLGLVGAIILSSGSILKAICMILMGLLLGLIGTDVNSGVMRYTFGVPALFDGIDFVCVAMGLFGFAEVISNLSLKDKRETFTNKVSGLMPSWDDFKRMLPAVFRGTTLGSVLGILPGGGAVLSSFAAYTFEKKISKHSDEFGKGAIEGVAGPESANNAAAQTSFIPLLTMGIPSNAVMALMVGAMTIHNITPGPQVMQNNPELFWGLIASMWVGNLMLVILNLPMLGVWVKLLTIPYRFLYPAILVFCCIGVYSLNSNVANIYITAILSVFGYVLAKLGCEAAPMLLGFVLGPMMEEYFRRALILSQGSYSTFVTNPISLSLLIATAGLIAIMAVPSIKQKRQEAFQEE, from the coding sequence ATGGACCTGATTGCCAATCTCTCGCTCGGTTTTGCCACGGCGCTGTCGCTGCAGAACCTCCTCTACGCTTTCATCGGCTGCCTGCTCGGCACCTTGATCGGTGTGCTGCCCGGCATCGGCCCGGTGGCGACGATCGCCATGCTGCTGCCGGTGACCTACGGCCTCAGCCCGACGACGGCGCTGATCATGCTTGCCGGTATCTTCTACGGCGCGCAGTACGGCGGCTCGACGACGGCCATTCTCGTCAATCTGCCCGGCGAGTCGTCGTCGGTGGTCACCGCCATCGACGGATACCAGATGGCGCGGCGCGGCAAGGCCGGGACGGCGTTGTTCACCGCCGGTTTCGGCTCCTTCTTCGCCGGTTGTGTGGCGACGCTGGTGCTCGCCGCTTTCGCCCCGACGCTGGCCGAACTCGCCTTCAGCTTCGGCCCGGCCGACTATTTCTCGTTGATGGTGCTCGGCCTCGTCGGCGCCATCATCCTGTCGTCAGGCTCGATTCTCAAGGCCATCTGCATGATCCTGATGGGCCTGCTGCTCGGCCTGATCGGTACCGACGTCAATTCCGGTGTCATGCGCTATACCTTTGGCGTCCCGGCGCTGTTCGACGGCATTGATTTCGTTTGCGTTGCCATGGGCCTGTTCGGCTTCGCCGAGGTGATCAGCAATCTCTCGCTCAAGGACAAGCGCGAGACCTTCACCAACAAGGTGTCGGGCCTGATGCCGAGTTGGGACGATTTCAAGCGCATGCTGCCGGCAGTGTTCCGCGGCACGACGCTGGGGTCGGTGCTCGGTATCCTGCCGGGCGGCGGCGCGGTGCTGTCGTCCTTCGCCGCCTATACCTTCGAGAAGAAGATCTCCAAGCATTCCGACGAATTCGGCAAGGGCGCCATCGAGGGCGTTGCCGGGCCGGAATCGGCGAACAACGCGGCGGCGCAGACCTCGTTCATCCCGCTGCTGACGATGGGCATTCCGTCGAACGCGGTGATGGCACTGATGGTCGGCGCGATGACGATTCACAACATCACGCCGGGTCCGCAGGTGATGCAGAACAACCCGGAACTGTTCTGGGGCCTGATCGCGTCGATGTGGGTCGGCAACCTGATGCTGGTGATCCTCAACCTGCCGATGCTCGGCGTCTGGGTCAAGCTGCTGACGATTCCCTATCGCTTCCTCTACCCGGCGATCCTGGTCTTCTGCTGCATCGGCGTCTATTCGCTCAACAGCAACGTCGCCAATATCTACATCACGGCGATCCTCTCGGTCTTCGGTTACGTACTCGCCAAGCTCGGTTGCGAGGCGGCGCCGATGCTGTTGGGATTCGTCCTCGGGCCAATGATGGAAGAATACTTCCGGCGGGCGCTGATTCTCTCGCAGGGCAGTTATTCGACCTTCGTCACCAATCCGATTTCCCTGTCGCTGCTGATCGCCACCGCCGGCCTGATCGCCATCATGGCCGTACCGTCG